The DNA region CCCTCGCGGCCGCCCGCGCCGGTCGCCCTGTTCGCCCTGGTGCTGGTGCTCGGTGCGCTGTCCTTCGCGGTCGGCGGCACGCTGATCACCCGGGTCCGGTACGAGGCCGCCGGCCCCGCCCTGGCCGGCGCCTACGCGGCGGCCGCCCTCAACGTCGGCGCCACGGTGGACCCGCTGCTCGCCGCGGTCCGGCCCAGGGGCGACCGAGCCGGCTCAAAGCCGGATGCCGCCGAGCTGCCGGATCATGGTCAGGTCGTCGCGGATCGCCCAGCGTTCCGCGATCCGACCGCCCCGCAGGCGGTAGGCGAAGGCGGCCTCACGGGCGTAGTCGCCGTGGTGGGTGGGGAAGCCGAGGAAGTCGCCACCCGTCCAGTGGCCGACCCGCAGGCCGAACTGGACCACCAGGTCGTGCTCGGCGACGGTGCGGCAACTGCGCCAGTGGTCGTCCTCGAACCGCCCGGCCGCCGTGGACAGGAACTCCCGGGTGCCCTCCAGCCCGGCGGGCCGGCTGGGGTCCAGGGCGTGGTTGACCAGGTCCGGAGTGCAGAGCTCGTCCAGGAGGCCGATGTCCCGGGCCCGGACCACCGCGTCGAAGCGCTCCACGACCTGCTTGTTGACCTCGGCGCTCATCGCGTCCACCTCCTGCGGGCAGCGGCCAGGGCCCCCTCACCTCGACCCTCCCACCGGCGCCCCGCAGAAGCCATTCCGGGAGCGGGCGGCCATTCCCCGGCGGGAATCGTCCGGTGACGACGCCGCTTCGAGGATGGGGGCACACAGTGACCGACCGAACCCGTGAAGGAGCCGACCATGACCACCAGTGCCCAGCAACTCGCCGACCGTTACGCCGCCTTGTGGACGGAGCCCGACGCCGGCCTGGGAGATGGTGTCCGTCGAGACCGGTGAACTCGCGGGTGGCGGCGTGGAGTTCGTCCTCCTCGACGCCGCCGGGCGGATCACCGCCGACTACCGGTTCCCCGGGCTCTGAGCAGCAGCTCCGCCGTCCGCGCGTCCGCGGGCAGGAAGGCCTCCAACTTGAGCTCGGCGAGCGTGACGTCGACGGCAGTGGCGAAGGTGGTCACCGTCGTCATCAGGTGCAGCTCGCCGAGCCCGGTCCGCAGCTCCAGCGGCACCGCGAAGCCCAGGTGCTGGTCGCCGACCATCGCTTCGGGCACGTAGGTGCTCAACTCCTCGTGCAACTCGCCCAGATGGCGGGTGCGTTCGACGATGTGCCGGGCCCAGGCGGCGAAGTTGCGGATGCGCGGCGCCAGCCCGTCCGGGTGCAGGGCGAGCCGGTAGGCGTTGGTGCCGGGCCCGACCAGTCGCGGGTCGGCGCCCGCCGTGATCACGTCCAATGCCTCGTTGGCCGCCACCACGTCGCCGCGCCGGTCGACCACCAGCGCGGGGTACGGCAGGTGCCCGGCGAGGAGGTGGTCGATGGCCGCCCGGACGTGTGCCAACCGCGGCCCGTCCAGCGGCGTCTCCGGGTAGACGGGGGCGTAACCGGCCGCCACCAGCAGCTCGTTGCGTTCGCGCAGCGGCAGGTCGAGCGACTCGGCGAGCCGCACCACCATGCCCCGCCCGGGCACGGAGCGGCCGGACTCGATGAAGCTGAGGTGCCGCTGGGTGGTGCCCGCCCGGGTGGCGAGGTCGAGTTGGCTGAGCCGGCGGTCGGTGCGGCGCTCGCGCAGCGCCCGGGGGAAGTCCATTCCCCACTTCTATCCGGGTGCCGCGCGCCCCGCCATTCCCGCGGGGGAATTGAGCCCATGCCGCACCACGGCGCAGGATCGGCGGCATGGACATCGGTGTTTTCCTCCCCACCGGCCAGGCCCAGTGGCAGCCCGCCGGCGACCCGCGCGACCTGATCGGACTCGCCCGCCGGGCCGAGGAGTCGGGCTTCGCCTCGCTCTTCGTCAACGACTCCCTGCTCACCCCGCGGATCGAACCGCTCACCATGCTGGCGGCGGTCGCCCCGGTGACGGAGCGCATCCGGCTCGGCACCGGCGCGCTGCTGCCGGTGCTGCGCCGCCCGGTGCAGGCCGCGCAGGCGCTGGCCTCGGTGGACCTGCTCTCCGGCGGACGGCTGACGGTCACCGTCGGGGCGGGCTTCCCGGGCCGCTTCGGGCAGCCGCTGCACGAGCTGTCCCAGGTGCCGTGGGAGCGCCGCTTCGCCCGGCTGGACGAGACGGTCGCGCTCTGGCGGGCGCTGTGGGCCGGGGCGACGGAGTTCCACGGCGAGTTCCACTCCTTCCCCGAACTCCCGCCCGCCACACTCCCGTTCCGCCCCGACGGACCGCCGGTCTGGCTCGGCGGCGCGACCCCGTCGGCGCTGGCCCGGACCGGGCGCCGCTACGACGGCTGGCTGCCCTACCCGCCCCAACCGGCCGACTACGCCGCCGGGTTGGCGGGCGTCCGCCGGGCCGCCCGCGAGGCCGGGCGCCCGCCGGAGGCCGTCACCCCGGCGCTGTTCGTCAACGTCCGAATCGACGACGACGCCGAGGCGGCCCGCCGCACCATGGACGCCTACGGCCGCTCCAACTACGGCCTGCCGCTGGAGGAGGTGGAGCGGATCCAGGCGATCGCCATGGGCACCCCCGAGCAGGTCGCCGCCACCCTGCGCCGCTACACCGAGGCGGGCGCCGAACACGTCGTCGCCCGGCTCGGCGCGCTCGACCTCGCGGACCAGTACGAGCAGTTGGAGCGCCTCGCCGCGCTCACCCGCCCCGGGTCGTGGTGATGGGACGAAGCGTGCCGGAGGGCGGCGCGGCAGTCGCCCTCCGGCAGCGGGCCGTTCGGGTGTGACCGGCTCACTCCACGGTGAAGTCGGCCATCATCGCCATGCCCTCGTGCTCCAGGTCGTGGCAGTGCAGCAGGTACGTCCCCGCGTAGTCGGTGAAGCGCACCAGCACCTCCACCGCCTCGGCGGGGCGCGGCCGCCGCTACACCGGGTCGGCGGCGATCCCGAGGTAGGCGGCGCGCAGTTCGGCGAGCAGCGGGTGGGCGGGGTCGAAGGCGGTGCCGTCGACGGCCGCCAGCGGGCGCGGGCCGACGCCCGCGTTGAGCGCGAAGGCCGCGTCGAAGCGCGCCAGGTCGGCGGCGCGGACCGGCTCGCGGGACTGCGGGCCGTCGTAGGCCCCGGCCAGCAGCGCCTCGGTGACGCCGGGCAGGCTGGGGCCCGTGGGCCGCACCAGCCGGTCTCCGGCCAGGAAGGCGACGTTCCAGGTCGCGCCCTCGGTCACCAGACCGTCCTCGTCGATGAGCAACACGTCGTCGTACCCGGCGAGTTGGGCGGTGCGACGGTGGTGGACCAGGCCGAACAGGCCGACGTGCTTCACCTCGGGCAGTTCCCGCCGATAGGCCACCGTGCGCACCCGCAGCGGGGCGGGCTCGGCGGTCGCGGCCGGACGGGTGGTCACCAGCAGGGCGGGGGTGGCGGGGGCGGCGGGGCGTTCCAGGCCGAGCGCGGGGTCGTAGCCGGTGACCCGGACGATCACCGGGGAGCCGTCGGCGGGCAGCACCGCGCGGATCCGCTCCCTGACCACCGCCCGGTCCAGCTCGGCGGCGAACAGCGCCCGGCAGTCCCGGACCAGCCGGTCCAGGTGCAGCGCCAGACCGCGGACGCCGCCCGCCTCGACCCGCAGCGTGGTGAAGTGCCCGTAGTTCAGCAGCCCCAGGGCGGCGAGCCGCGCCGGGTCGGCGGGCGCGCCGTCGATCTCGATCTCAGTCATCGCCCGAGTCTGCCAGCCGCGGGGAGACCAGGGGCGTCGACTCCGGCAGCACCACCGGCCGGTACGGGCTGACGACCGTGCGGCCCGACGCCCGGGCCGCCCGTT from Kitasatospora cathayae includes:
- a CDS encoding ester cyclase; this encodes MSAEVNKQVVERFDAVVRARDIGLLDELCTPDLVNHALDPSRPAGLEGTREFLSTAAGRFEDDHWRSCRTVAEHDLVVQFGLRVGHWTGGDFLGFPTHHGDYAREAAFAYRLRGGRIAERWAIRDDLTMIRQLGGIRL
- a CDS encoding helix-turn-helix domain-containing protein; translated protein: MDFPRALRERRTDRRLSQLDLATRAGTTQRHLSFIESGRSVPGRGMVVRLAESLDLPLRERNELLVAAGYAPVYPETPLDGPRLAHVRAAIDHLLAGHLPYPALVVDRRGDVVAANEALDVITAGADPRLVGPGTNAYRLALHPDGLAPRIRNFAAWARHIVERTRHLGELHEELSTYVPEAMVGDQHLGFAVPLELRTGLGELHLMTTVTTFATAVDVTLAELKLEAFLPADARTAELLLRARGTGSRR
- a CDS encoding LLM class flavin-dependent oxidoreductase, yielding MDIGVFLPTGQAQWQPAGDPRDLIGLARRAEESGFASLFVNDSLLTPRIEPLTMLAAVAPVTERIRLGTGALLPVLRRPVQAAQALASVDLLSGGRLTVTVGAGFPGRFGQPLHELSQVPWERRFARLDETVALWRALWAGATEFHGEFHSFPELPPATLPFRPDGPPVWLGGATPSALARTGRRYDGWLPYPPQPADYAAGLAGVRRAAREAGRPPEAVTPALFVNVRIDDDAEAARRTMDAYGRSNYGLPLEEVERIQAIAMGTPEQVAATLRRYTEAGAEHVVARLGALDLADQYEQLERLAALTRPGSW
- a CDS encoding multicopper oxidase domain-containing protein; amino-acid sequence: MRFTDYAGTYLLHCHDLEHEGMAMMADFTVE
- a CDS encoding aminotransferase class IV, whose amino-acid sequence is MTEIEIDGAPADPARLAALGLLNYGHFTTLRVEAGGVRGLALHLDRLVRDCRALFAAELDRAVVRERIRAVLPADGSPVIVRVTGYDPALGLERPAAPATPALLVTTRPAATAEPAPLRVRTVAYRRELPEVKHVGLFGLVHHRRTAQLAGYDDVLLIDEDGLVTEGATWNVAFLAGDRLVRPTGPSLPGVTEALLAGAYDGPQSREPVRAADLARFDAAFALNAGVGPRPLAAVDGTAFDPAHPLLAELRAAYLGIAADPV